The proteins below come from a single Benincasa hispida cultivar B227 chromosome 4, ASM972705v1, whole genome shotgun sequence genomic window:
- the LOC120076053 gene encoding uncharacterized protein LOC120076053, whose product MRGVGRKWEMWRKSVYDFFMDVSGDQFIFGTLVDIVSSATVHIGVVYASNHVSERRNLWSQLIDVCVSWQLSGDVLGDFNAIRSSLEDFGGYPSLREMDKFDGALLEADLVEMGVTEVKPPPTYRYFSHWMEADGFIDTTRSVWRRSEDVSHMVAKQIMEATQAELERDSVFESMCSEVARATEVFWLVARLEEASLRQKAKVRWLELGDMNTTFFHRCVHSRHSCSGLFTIVDAGGTRYSYVEVAVELCRGSLGSQPMRYRDLTAQIEDIVQFSWFDEGVKALGRLVSQDEIQKALFSMMSGKAPRPDGFSVDIYRAAECDWG is encoded by the exons ATGAGGGGAGTTGGGAGGAAGTGGGAGATGTGGCGGAAGAGTGTCTATGATTTTTTTATGGATGTCAGTGGGGATCAGTTCATTTTTGGAACCTTGGTGGATATTGTATCTAGTGCTACAGTACATATTGGTGTTGTGTATGCCTCTAATCACGTGAGCGAGAGGAGGAACTTGTGGTCTCAGTTGATTGATGTGTGTGTCTCGTGGCAGCTTTCTGGAGATGTTTTAGGGGATTTTAATGCTATTCGTAGTAGTTTGGAGGATTTTGGTGGTTACCCTAGCTTGAGGGAGATGGATAAGTTTGATGGGGCGTTATTGGAGGCGGATCTGGTTGAGATGGGTGTGACAG AGGTTAAG CCGCCTCCTACATATCGCTATTTTTCTCATTGGATGGAGGCTGATGGTTTTATTGATACTACCAGGTCAGTGTGGAGAAGGTCCGAGGATGTGTCTCATATG GTGGCTAAGCAGATTATGGAGGCTACTCAGGCTGAGTTGGAGAGAGATTCTGTCTTCGAGTCGATGTGTTCTGAGGTAGCTCGGGCCACTGAGGTGTTCTGGTTAGTGGCTAGATTAGAGGAGGCGTCGCTCCGACAGAAGGCCAAGGTGAGGTGGTTGGAGTTAGGTGATATGAACACGACATTTTTTCATCGTTGTGTCCACTCTCGACACAGTTGCAGTGGTTTATTTACGATTGTGGACGCTGGAGGGACTCGCTATAGTTATGTCGAGGTGGCGGTAGAGTTATGTCGAGGTAGTTTGGGGTCTCAGCCTATGAGGTATAGGGATCTTACTGCCCAGATTGAGGATATCGTGCAGTTCAGTTGGTTCGATGAAGGGGTGAAGGCGCTTGGTCGCCTAGTGAGTCAGGATGAGATTCAAAAGGCTTTATTCTCGATGATGTCTGGGAAGGCTCCTAGGCCTGATGGGTTTTCGGTGGATATTTACAGAGCTGCAGAGTGTGATTGGGGATGA